From a single Bryobacter aggregatus MPL3 genomic region:
- a CDS encoding M16 family metallopeptidase encodes MKKLAISTLMLASLMSAQVLPYYKTLKMPPLKQVQLPKVEQFTLPNGIRVMVLENHELPLASGSILLRTGELFDPQEKSGLADIMSTVMRSGGTKKNTPDQLNAKLESMAASVEASVSAEFARVGFNCLKENLGEVMSLFKEVTTEPAFPQDKLDLALTQARSGISRRNDDANGVASREFNNLIYGEKTPYGDNTEYATLANIKRADLVAFHDRYFFPANAMISVQGDIDTAEVKAMLTKLFADWTVQRPAVPPFPAVTKQKAAGVYIADKSDSEQTFFRIGQLGGKLSDKDYPVLDVMADILGGGFSSRLFQKVRSDASLAYSIGSDWRPSYLHEGTFVIQGSTNAETTEEAIAASLKEVKRMREEMVGPGELEAAKQRVANSFVFNFDSPSKTLGRMMTYQYYGYPADFINQYKDAVQKVTPQEILRVAKEYIKPEEFTIVAVGQTGKFAAKLGKLGEVKKLDLTIPQPKVETAKADQKSLAAGKAALDKVAAAVGGKAAIAGVNDYSQSINSEINMGGNKVNVKQVNMWMKPAVFRQESAFPFGKVIAFFDGEKGFLKTPQGEQPLAGPFAAQVKGQMQRDYLSLLQSNDMAGRSVNLVKEGELEIQDGAHPVIHYFYDPKTMLPLKITFAEGGANVELAYVGLMDVSGLKMPAQLKITQNGQVATTMTVTEWKINSGLSMAAMSAKE; translated from the coding sequence TGCCCAACGGCATCCGCGTCATGGTGCTCGAGAACCATGAACTGCCCTTGGCGAGCGGATCGATTCTGCTGCGCACCGGGGAATTGTTTGACCCGCAGGAGAAATCGGGCCTTGCCGACATCATGAGTACCGTGATGCGAAGCGGAGGCACCAAGAAGAACACTCCGGATCAATTGAATGCCAAGCTCGAAAGCATGGCCGCCAGCGTCGAGGCGTCGGTGAGTGCTGAGTTTGCCCGGGTCGGCTTCAACTGCCTGAAGGAGAATCTGGGCGAGGTGATGAGTCTCTTCAAAGAAGTGACGACAGAACCCGCCTTCCCGCAAGATAAGCTCGACTTGGCCCTCACCCAGGCTCGCAGCGGCATTTCCCGGCGCAATGACGATGCCAACGGGGTGGCTTCCCGCGAGTTTAACAACCTGATTTATGGCGAGAAGACTCCCTATGGAGACAACACCGAGTACGCAACGCTAGCCAATATCAAGCGTGCCGATCTGGTGGCCTTCCATGACCGTTACTTCTTTCCGGCCAATGCGATGATCTCTGTCCAGGGCGATATCGATACCGCGGAAGTCAAAGCAATGTTGACCAAGCTGTTTGCCGACTGGACTGTGCAACGTCCTGCCGTGCCGCCATTCCCCGCCGTCACCAAACAGAAAGCTGCGGGCGTATACATTGCGGACAAGAGCGACAGTGAACAGACCTTCTTCCGCATCGGCCAACTGGGCGGCAAGCTGAGCGACAAAGATTACCCTGTCCTCGATGTGATGGCCGACATTCTGGGCGGTGGATTCTCCAGCCGATTGTTCCAGAAGGTACGAAGCGACGCGAGTCTTGCATATTCGATTGGGAGCGATTGGCGTCCGAGCTACCTGCACGAAGGCACCTTCGTGATTCAGGGCAGCACTAATGCGGAGACAACCGAGGAAGCCATTGCGGCTTCGCTCAAGGAAGTGAAGCGGATGCGGGAAGAGATGGTGGGGCCGGGAGAACTGGAAGCCGCCAAGCAGCGCGTCGCCAATAGCTTTGTGTTCAATTTCGACTCGCCGTCCAAGACCCTGGGGCGCATGATGACCTATCAGTATTACGGCTATCCTGCCGATTTCATCAACCAATACAAGGATGCGGTCCAGAAGGTGACTCCGCAGGAGATTCTGCGGGTGGCGAAGGAATATATCAAGCCAGAAGAGTTCACCATTGTTGCGGTCGGGCAGACAGGCAAGTTTGCCGCCAAGTTGGGCAAGCTCGGCGAAGTGAAGAAGTTGGATTTGACAATTCCCCAGCCCAAGGTGGAGACAGCGAAGGCGGACCAGAAATCACTGGCAGCAGGGAAGGCTGCTCTCGACAAGGTTGCGGCTGCGGTGGGCGGCAAGGCGGCGATTGCGGGAGTCAACGATTATTCCCAGTCCATCAATAGCGAGATCAACATGGGCGGGAACAAAGTGAATGTCAAGCAAGTCAATATGTGGATGAAGCCTGCGGTGTTCCGTCAGGAAAGTGCGTTTCCCTTTGGCAAGGTCATTGCGTTCTTCGATGGGGAAAAGGGTTTCCTCAAGACTCCACAGGGAGAACAGCCGCTGGCCGGTCCCTTTGCGGCTCAGGTCAAGGGGCAGATGCAGCGGGACTATCTTTCTCTTCTGCAGAGCAACGACATGGCGGGCCGTAGCGTCAACCTAGTGAAGGAAGGCGAGTTGGAGATTCAGGATGGGGCGCATCCGGTCATCCATTATTTCTATGATCCGAAGACCATGCTGCCGCTCAAGATTACTTTTGCCGAAGGCGGAGCAAATGTGGAACTGGCCTATGTCGGACTGATGGATGTCTCTGGGCTGAAAATGCCCGCGCAGTTGAAGATTACGCAGAATGGACAGGTTGCCACGACGATGACGGTAACGGAATGGAAGATCAACTCCGGCCTGAGCATGGCCGCCATGAGCGCGAAGGAATGA
- a CDS encoding sensor histidine kinase: MLRVACTADHEEVAVLELRFAATEPVLPDAGAVAANTSDILALLLREEAKRDRLESLLWRRAGHDLRGPLVSISNLAELVQLRGGQTLEPRLIEMFGLIRQQASGLDVTVTSLVKYLSQSTACTVTTEWSSFASGVDYAVTRNEELVIRSEAKIECSALPLVRLEEGDLMRVVNEIILNCLQFRSQDAPHIRISSPSRLANMVLVEIHDNSALFVRNQPDDLFAPFIRSGAVAGPDNGMGLALARKVVERYGGGMSAVSDAEGSTISLRLPA; this comes from the coding sequence ATGCTTCGTGTTGCTTGCACTGCGGATCACGAAGAGGTTGCCGTTCTGGAACTGAGATTTGCCGCTACAGAGCCAGTTCTGCCTGATGCCGGGGCTGTCGCTGCAAACACCTCCGATATCCTCGCACTCTTGCTGCGTGAAGAAGCGAAGCGAGACCGTCTCGAATCCTTGCTTTGGCGTAGAGCGGGCCACGATCTCCGCGGACCGCTTGTCTCGATTTCAAATCTCGCAGAACTGGTGCAGTTGCGGGGTGGGCAGACTCTGGAACCCAGGCTGATCGAAATGTTTGGCTTGATTCGGCAGCAAGCCTCGGGATTGGATGTCACGGTCACTTCGCTGGTGAAGTACCTCAGCCAATCAACGGCCTGCACTGTGACCACGGAATGGTCCAGCTTCGCCAGTGGGGTCGATTACGCCGTCACTCGCAACGAAGAACTTGTCATCCGGAGCGAGGCGAAGATCGAATGCAGTGCGCTTCCGCTGGTTCGTCTGGAAGAGGGGGATCTCATGCGGGTCGTGAATGAAATCATTCTGAACTGCCTGCAATTTCGGAGTCAGGATGCGCCCCACATTCGAATCTCTTCGCCCTCGCGGCTGGCGAACATGGTGCTTGTTGAGATCCACGATAACTCTGCTCTCTTTGTTCGGAACCAGCCGGATGATTTGTTTGCACCCTTCATTCGAAGCGGCGCGGTTGCCGGTCCAGACAACGGAATGGGCCTCGCCTTGGCGCGCAAAGTGGTGGAGCGTTATGGCGGCGGCATGTCGGCTGTATCGGACGCGGAAGGCTCCACGATTTCACTTAGACTTCCGGCGTGA
- a CDS encoding response regulator, whose amino-acid sequence MFTLLSELERRMESSIMPDSGRLRLLLVEDSPADVFLVREALSLHLPQADISVATDGELALHAFESKNEGGPHCPDLLLLDLNLPKRTGAEVLARFRQHCTNSPVIVITSSDSAADRARVASLGANYYFRKPSSYDEFMKLGEVARRLWENYSPAACRVTPEV is encoded by the coding sequence ATGTTCACCTTGCTCTCCGAGTTGGAGAGAAGAATGGAATCCAGTATTATGCCTGATTCAGGACGACTGAGACTCTTGCTTGTCGAGGATAGTCCTGCGGATGTTTTCCTTGTCCGCGAAGCACTCTCCCTCCACTTGCCCCAAGCTGACATCAGCGTAGCCACCGATGGCGAACTGGCATTGCACGCCTTTGAATCGAAGAACGAGGGGGGACCTCATTGTCCCGATCTTCTGTTGCTGGATCTCAATTTGCCCAAACGGACAGGAGCGGAGGTTCTCGCTCGATTCCGCCAGCACTGTACAAACTCGCCCGTCATCGTGATCACATCGTCAGACTCCGCAGCAGACCGGGCCCGGGTTGCCAGCCTGGGAGCCAACTATTACTTCCGCAAACCGTCCAGCTATGACGAATTCATGAAGTTGGGCGAAGTTGCGCGCCGGCTTTGGGAAAACTACTCGCCTGCAGCTTGCCGGGTCACGCCGGAAGTCTAA
- a CDS encoding response regulator: MDKIQFEIVVTEDNPADRMLLEETLRFHNVPCKTHWMNNGRQFLNYAKLACQENTLPGPDLIILDWTLPDHGSAELIEEIRKSPRCANAPILVFTSAISPSDRKAAIAAGATRFLSKPARLQEYMEIGKEILQLLREYRDKPVSSQEDR; the protein is encoded by the coding sequence ATGGACAAGATACAATTTGAAATCGTAGTCACCGAGGACAATCCAGCGGACAGGATGCTGCTTGAAGAAACGCTGCGTTTCCACAACGTGCCTTGCAAGACCCATTGGATGAACAATGGAAGGCAGTTTCTGAACTATGCGAAATTGGCCTGCCAAGAGAATACGCTGCCAGGACCAGATCTGATCATCCTGGACTGGACACTCCCCGATCACGGAAGTGCCGAATTGATTGAAGAGATCCGAAAAAGCCCTCGCTGTGCCAATGCTCCGATCCTGGTGTTTACCTCCGCAATCTCCCCTTCGGACCGGAAGGCTGCTATTGCCGCCGGAGCCACCCGTTTTCTCTCCAAGCCCGCAAGGCTCCAAGAGTATATGGAAATCGGCAAAGAGATTCTTCAACTCCTCAGAGAATACCGGGACAAACCGGTATCCTCCCAGGAGGACCGCTAG
- a CDS encoding sensor histidine kinase, with translation MSEPILLLVVDDQKANRDARTRVLEEGGYCTQEAPTGLEALAKIRELHPAMVLLDVDLPDISSLEICRKIRNAPETADTVILQISASAVSPSQRAAGLTNGADGYLMEPVDAEVLLATVNALLRMRTAERRLHQLNESLHQSNEALSRANEALLRSNDDLMRFSYSASHDLQEPLRTIHCFTDLLKRDYQGQLDDRAAQYLYHIQSGVERMGNLIRGLLSFASVAHSESNDCIIDLKVVLQAALENLGLAIAETKAEITCEELPLVIGNEVLLTQLFQNLLSNAIKYRGAERPLKIHIGVECTRGNFVCCLITDNGIGVEPQFHNRIFAPFSRLQESDAGGSGIGLTTCRRIVERLGGAIWLESAGRDQGCTFYFTLRTSDGNHGQDTI, from the coding sequence ATGAGCGAGCCCATTCTCTTATTGGTTGTCGATGATCAGAAGGCCAACCGGGATGCACGTACGCGTGTCTTAGAGGAGGGGGGATACTGCACGCAAGAGGCCCCCACCGGCTTAGAGGCCTTGGCCAAGATCCGTGAACTCCATCCGGCGATGGTGCTTCTTGACGTCGATCTTCCGGACATCAGCAGTCTTGAAATTTGCCGCAAGATCAGGAATGCCCCCGAGACCGCCGACACCGTCATCCTCCAGATATCCGCTTCTGCTGTGTCGCCCAGTCAACGCGCCGCCGGTCTGACCAATGGCGCAGATGGCTATCTCATGGAGCCGGTGGATGCTGAAGTCCTTTTGGCTACGGTCAATGCCCTGCTCCGCATGCGGACTGCCGAAAGACGGCTTCACCAGCTCAACGAATCGCTCCACCAATCCAATGAAGCCTTGTCCCGGGCAAACGAAGCACTGTTACGGTCCAACGACGACCTGATGCGATTCTCCTATTCCGCCAGTCACGATCTGCAGGAGCCATTGCGCACGATTCATTGCTTTACCGATCTGTTGAAACGCGACTATCAAGGCCAGCTCGACGATCGCGCCGCGCAGTACCTCTATCACATCCAAAGTGGCGTGGAACGTATGGGAAATTTGATTCGTGGCTTGCTCTCGTTTGCCAGCGTCGCGCACTCCGAAAGCAACGACTGCATCATCGACCTGAAGGTGGTGCTGCAAGCTGCACTGGAAAACCTTGGCCTTGCCATTGCCGAAACAAAGGCGGAAATCACCTGCGAAGAGCTGCCCCTGGTCATTGGCAATGAAGTCTTGTTAACGCAGCTATTCCAGAACCTGCTCAGCAACGCGATTAAATACCGAGGGGCAGAGCGCCCTCTCAAGATTCATATCGGGGTCGAGTGCACCAGGGGGAATTTTGTCTGCTGCTTGATCACGGACAATGGAATTGGGGTCGAGCCACAGTTCCACAACCGGATCTTTGCGCCATTTAGCCGCCTTCAGGAATCTGACGCCGGAGGCTCTGGAATTGGGCTGACCACCTGCCGCCGGATTGTCGAGCGTCTTGGCGGGGCAATCTGGCTCGAAAGCGCTGGCCGGGACCAGGGTTGCACGTTTTACTTCACACTCCGAACCTCAGATGGAAACCATGGACAAGATACAATTTGA
- a CDS encoding ThuA domain-containing protein, whose amino-acid sequence MHPFSTWTRGQFLLSPLFVSAAHPAPKIVFVCGDHEYSGEITLPLFAKELTARYGLDCQILRSSPDQNAETNIPGLEALDSASLAIFFLRWRQLPQSQLVYIDRYIHSHKPIIGLRTSSHAFHYAATEELSMWNRWASDVFGAPPGWEVDGHTHYGHQSTTRVSLNPKYKRHPILRDLPAEFTAPSWLYKVAPKYPPDEAQVLLWGDAINPNKPSIRNPVAWTWRNAFGANAFYTSLGHPGDFALEPFQRLLVNAIYSSLGRKHPKSWTGPMPIRVPYRGIVKS is encoded by the coding sequence ATGCATCCTTTCTCCACATGGACGCGGGGACAGTTTCTACTGTCCCCGCTCTTTGTTTCTGCGGCCCATCCGGCGCCGAAGATTGTTTTTGTTTGTGGAGATCACGAGTATTCCGGAGAGATCACGCTGCCGCTCTTTGCCAAGGAACTCACCGCTCGTTATGGCCTCGATTGCCAGATCCTGCGGAGTTCTCCCGATCAGAACGCGGAAACAAATATTCCAGGGCTCGAAGCGCTCGATTCTGCCAGCCTCGCCATTTTCTTCCTTCGCTGGCGTCAACTTCCACAGTCGCAGCTCGTCTATATCGATCGTTATATTCATTCCCACAAGCCCATCATCGGTTTGCGCACGAGTTCCCACGCGTTCCACTATGCGGCAACCGAAGAGTTGTCGATGTGGAACCGCTGGGCTTCTGATGTTTTCGGCGCGCCACCAGGTTGGGAGGTCGACGGCCACACTCACTACGGCCACCAATCGACAACCAGAGTGAGCCTCAACCCCAAATACAAACGCCACCCCATTCTGCGTGACCTGCCAGCCGAGTTCACCGCCCCTTCCTGGCTCTACAAGGTTGCTCCGAAGTATCCTCCCGATGAGGCGCAAGTTCTGCTTTGGGGAGATGCCATCAACCCGAACAAACCCTCCATCCGCAATCCTGTCGCCTGGACCTGGCGCAACGCTTTCGGCGCCAACGCGTTCTATACCTCGCTCGGACATCCGGGAGACTTCGCGCTCGAACCCTTCCAGCGCCTGCTTGTCAATGCCATCTATTCCTCGCTCGGGAGGAAGCACCCGAAATCCTGGACAGGCCCGATGCCGATTCGGGTCCCTTATCGTGGGATCGTGAAGTCATAG
- a CDS encoding DinB family protein, whose translation MKKSLFSVFALALAVSAQSMPDAKENPIAAAGARMYTQLANNITKSIEKMPEDKFSFRATDDTRTFGQFVAHIADANYSYCTPVSGGTKPASFEKGTITKESLIAAWKGANAECTKAWSMTTDKVLAETKKMGTREVVAAQLLFGNISHTNEHYGNLVTLMRLNHLVPPSSEGR comes from the coding sequence ATGAAGAAATCACTCTTCTCCGTTTTCGCGCTCGCACTGGCCGTGTCCGCCCAGTCCATGCCGGATGCGAAGGAAAATCCGATCGCGGCTGCTGGCGCACGCATGTACACCCAGCTGGCCAACAATATCACCAAGTCCATCGAAAAGATGCCGGAAGACAAGTTCAGCTTCCGCGCCACCGATGACACCCGCACCTTTGGCCAGTTCGTCGCCCACATTGCCGATGCGAACTACTCCTACTGCACTCCGGTCAGCGGCGGCACCAAGCCAGCCTCCTTTGAGAAGGGCACGATCACCAAGGAAAGTCTGATCGCCGCCTGGAAGGGCGCCAATGCCGAATGCACGAAGGCCTGGTCGATGACCACCGACAAGGTGCTCGCCGAAACCAAGAAGATGGGCACCCGTGAGGTGGTTGCCGCGCAGTTACTCTTTGGCAACATCTCGCATACCAACGAACATTACGGCAACCTTGTGACGCTCATGCGCTTGAACCACCTGGTTCCACCTAGCTCCGAAGGGCGCTAA
- a CDS encoding amidohydrolase family protein yields the protein MRIDSHQHYWNPDLISYPWMPPAPNPLRRNYLPADLEPTLTQNNFDGSVVVQAAQVPEEATWLLNLANQHKSILGIVAWVDLQDPNVGKVLDQLQKHPKFVGVRHLVHDEPDVQWMLQPAVIRGLKELESRKVPYDLLLRPSHLPYIPALIEKLPDLPMVVDHIAKPYIKEAVFDGWAQDMERIAKHPKLFCKVSGMITEAEPKSWKAEQLTPYVQHVLKLFGFDRLMFGSDWPVCTLAGTWKEVLAAFTQALGPQDANERAKILGSTAARFYGLKI from the coding sequence ATGCGAATTGATTCTCACCAACATTATTGGAACCCCGACCTCATTTCCTACCCGTGGATGCCGCCGGCTCCGAACCCATTGCGACGCAATTATCTGCCCGCAGACCTCGAACCGACACTCACACAGAACAACTTTGATGGTAGCGTTGTTGTCCAGGCGGCCCAAGTGCCCGAGGAGGCAACCTGGTTGCTGAATCTGGCGAATCAGCACAAGTCGATTCTCGGCATTGTGGCCTGGGTGGACCTGCAGGATCCGAATGTCGGGAAAGTGCTCGACCAGCTCCAGAAGCATCCGAAATTTGTCGGCGTCCGTCATCTGGTCCACGACGAACCGGATGTCCAGTGGATGCTGCAACCCGCCGTCATCCGGGGATTGAAGGAGCTCGAATCGCGCAAAGTCCCCTACGACCTGTTACTCCGTCCCTCTCATCTGCCCTATATTCCTGCCCTGATTGAGAAGCTGCCCGATCTGCCGATGGTGGTGGACCATATCGCGAAGCCTTACATCAAGGAAGCAGTCTTCGATGGCTGGGCACAGGATATGGAACGGATCGCCAAACATCCGAAGCTCTTTTGCAAGGTGTCAGGAATGATCACGGAAGCCGAGCCCAAATCCTGGAAAGCCGAGCAACTCACTCCTTATGTCCAACATGTGCTGAAGCTGTTCGGCTTTGACCGCCTGATGTTTGGCTCCGATTGGCCGGTTTGCACTCTGGCCGGAACCTGGAAGGAAGTGCTCGCCGCCTTCACCCAGGCCCTTGGCCCTCAGGACGCCAACGAGCGGGCGAAGATCCTGGGATCGACCGCCGCGCGCTTCTATGGCCTGAAGATATAA
- a CDS encoding S9 family peptidase, whose amino-acid sequence MRAILLGLSFAFCSWAATGLGPDTLWDWRNVAAPKISPDGSKIVYQIEWADRMTDAFHSNLWMVHADGSGNRPLTQGKQRDTGVVWSPDGKRIAYLSTKSGRPQIVVRWMENGDEAQITNLETAPSDLSWSPDSQWIAYFSRVPVKAKWSVKSTPPPPGATWTAGPSVVTKLKWRQDGIAGAGLVPESVGHLFVIAADGGAARQVTSGDYQHSGPASWTPDGKTVVLSAARREDADAVLYPEDLYAIDIATGNARVLVQRNGPEISAVVSPDGKWIAFLGFEDRGNSHHSNRLWVVGIDGKGLQLLGASLERDSVSPVWKPDSSGVYAVVESSGESHLYLAALKGGIEKLTSGTQRFSTGYAVADRFSIAKNGTVAITSSGPLEPKDVYAIVRGAAPLRLTQVNEGLMAGHSIGKTEALHWKSFDGQPIQGWVIYPPDFDAGKKYPLILDIHGGPHAMYGVEFQHQMQMFASRGFVVLYANPRGSTGYGEVFGNVIHAKYPGDDYQDLMLGVDAIVAKGSIDPKRLYVTGGSGGGLLTAWIVTKTDRFAAAVSQYPVSNWFTQTGSADIGLLMTRWMKAMPWANPQQYIERSPVFFADKIKTPTMVLTGEEDWRTPIAQSEELYFAMKVRGVDTVLVRFPKEPHGIRGAFPSHRILKVEHILGWFERHSP is encoded by the coding sequence ATGCGCGCAATCCTGCTTGGACTGAGTTTTGCCTTTTGCTCCTGGGCCGCGACGGGTTTGGGGCCAGACACGCTGTGGGACTGGCGGAATGTCGCCGCGCCTAAAATCAGTCCCGATGGCTCGAAGATCGTTTACCAGATCGAATGGGCAGATCGGATGACGGATGCCTTCCATTCGAATCTCTGGATGGTTCATGCGGACGGCAGCGGCAACCGGCCTCTGACACAAGGCAAGCAACGCGACACCGGCGTGGTCTGGTCGCCGGATGGCAAACGCATCGCCTATCTCTCGACGAAATCAGGCCGCCCTCAAATTGTTGTGCGCTGGATGGAGAATGGCGACGAGGCGCAGATCACGAATCTGGAGACCGCGCCCTCCGATCTTTCCTGGTCGCCGGACAGCCAGTGGATCGCTTACTTTTCGCGAGTGCCGGTGAAGGCAAAGTGGAGTGTCAAATCTACTCCTCCCCCTCCGGGCGCCACCTGGACAGCCGGACCGAGTGTGGTGACGAAACTGAAGTGGCGGCAGGACGGCATCGCAGGTGCGGGACTCGTGCCGGAAAGTGTCGGTCATCTTTTTGTGATCGCCGCTGATGGTGGCGCGGCCCGCCAGGTGACGAGCGGAGACTACCAACACAGCGGACCAGCCTCCTGGACGCCAGACGGCAAGACCGTCGTCCTCAGTGCGGCTCGTCGCGAGGATGCCGATGCGGTGCTCTATCCGGAGGACCTCTATGCGATCGATATCGCCACCGGCAACGCGCGTGTCCTGGTGCAACGCAACGGACCAGAAATCAGTGCCGTTGTTTCGCCGGACGGCAAGTGGATTGCCTTTCTTGGTTTTGAAGACCGCGGCAATAGCCACCATTCCAACCGGCTCTGGGTGGTGGGCATCGACGGCAAGGGGCTCCAACTTCTGGGCGCGAGCCTCGAGCGTGATTCCGTCTCGCCGGTCTGGAAGCCGGATTCGAGCGGCGTGTATGCGGTGGTCGAAAGCAGTGGAGAGTCGCATCTGTACCTCGCCGCGCTCAAGGGCGGCATCGAGAAGCTGACCAGCGGGACGCAGCGCTTCAGCACCGGCTACGCGGTGGCTGATCGCTTCTCCATCGCAAAGAACGGAACCGTGGCGATCACCAGTTCCGGTCCGCTCGAGCCCAAGGATGTCTATGCGATTGTGCGTGGCGCGGCGCCGCTGCGGCTCACCCAAGTGAACGAGGGCCTGATGGCGGGGCACTCGATTGGGAAGACAGAAGCGCTGCACTGGAAGAGTTTCGATGGCCAGCCGATCCAAGGCTGGGTGATCTACCCCCCAGACTTTGATGCAGGTAAGAAATACCCGCTCATTCTCGATATCCATGGCGGTCCCCATGCGATGTATGGCGTTGAGTTCCAGCACCAGATGCAGATGTTCGCCTCGCGTGGCTTTGTCGTGTTGTATGCGAATCCGCGCGGCTCTACCGGCTACGGAGAAGTCTTCGGCAATGTGATTCACGCGAAGTATCCGGGCGACGATTATCAGGACCTGATGCTCGGCGTCGACGCCATCGTCGCCAAAGGATCGATCGATCCGAAGCGCCTCTATGTCACCGGCGGCTCGGGCGGCGGTCTATTGACGGCCTGGATCGTGACCAAGACCGATCGCTTTGCCGCGGCTGTCAGTCAATACCCGGTGTCGAACTGGTTCACGCAGACAGGCAGCGCCGACATCGGCTTACTGATGACGCGCTGGATGAAGGCGATGCCCTGGGCAAACCCGCAGCAGTACATCGAGCGCAGTCCGGTGTTTTTTGCCGACAAGATCAAGACGCCCACCATGGTGTTAACTGGCGAGGAGGATTGGCGCACGCCGATTGCGCAGAGCGAGGAGCTTTACTTTGCGATGAAGGTGCGTGGTGTCGATACGGTGCTGGTTCGTTTCCCGAAAGAGCCGCACGGGATTCGTGGAGCCTTCCCGTCCCATCGCATCCTGAAGGTGGAACATATTCTCGGCTGGTTTGAGAGGCACTCGCCGTAA